In Synechococcus sp. PCC 6312, one genomic interval encodes:
- a CDS encoding Crp/Fnr family transcriptional regulator, translated as MPEARGHTESYLSLADSPFFRGLPANVVEQALAHVVTRQHPANRVILLENDWGTSVYFILSGWVKIRTYNIDGKEVTLNIIGRGELFGEMAPLEEVPRSTDVITLTPTVVANLPALDFVNLVNTEPQAGIRLAKLMARRLRQLNRRLRLREADSTARVADILLFLADGQGKQGTGGIEIPNLPHRELSSLSGMARETVTRVLGKLERKGMIKRGQDTLCISDPRALENLLL; from the coding sequence ATGCCTGAAGCTCGAGGCCATACCGAATCTTATTTATCCCTAGCGGACAGTCCTTTTTTTCGTGGGCTGCCGGCCAATGTGGTAGAACAAGCCCTCGCCCATGTCGTAACCCGACAACATCCAGCCAATCGGGTCATTCTTCTGGAAAATGATTGGGGAACCTCAGTCTATTTCATCCTCAGTGGTTGGGTAAAAATTCGCACCTATAATATTGATGGCAAAGAAGTCACCTTAAATATCATTGGACGTGGGGAACTATTTGGGGAAATGGCTCCTCTTGAAGAAGTCCCCCGCTCTACGGATGTGATTACGCTTACCCCGACAGTGGTGGCGAATTTGCCTGCTTTGGATTTTGTTAATCTGGTCAACACCGAACCCCAGGCCGGGATCCGCCTTGCAAAACTCATGGCCCGGCGTTTACGGCAACTCAATCGCAGATTACGACTCCGGGAAGCGGATAGCACGGCGCGAGTGGCTGATATTTTGTTGTTTTTGGCCGATGGCCAGGGCAAACAAGGTACGGGGGGTATTGAAATTCCTAACCTTCCCCATCGGGAGTTGAGTAGTTTAAGTGGCATGGCCCGGGAAACGGTGACTCGCGTCTTAGGTAAGTTGGAGCGCAAAGGGATGATTAAACGGGGGCAAGATACCCTCTGCATCAGCGATCCCCGAGCCTTAGAAAATCTTTTGCTATAG
- the ychF gene encoding redox-regulated ATPase YchF: protein MLRSGIVGLPNVGKSTLFNALVANAKAEAANFPFCTIEPNVGVVAVPDPRLQVLATISQSAEIVPTRVEFVDIAGLVKGASKGEGLGNQFLANIREVDAIVHVVRCFDDDDIIHVSGSVDPSRDMEVINLELALADLSQIERRIERTRKTARNSKEAQVELAGLEKLLETLNNGEPARKTQLTEDEAAATQFLGLLTSKPVIYAANVAETELASGNEWVEQVKTIAQAEGAQVVVVSAQVEAELVELSPEERADYLASLGVTEGGLQSLIQATYDLLGLRTFFTTGPKETRAWTIHQGDKAPQAAGTIHTDFERGFIRAETVAYQDLVTTGSMTAAKEKGLVRSEGKEYVVEEGDVMLFRFNV from the coding sequence ATGCTCAGATCTGGAATTGTCGGGTTGCCCAATGTCGGGAAATCTACCTTATTCAATGCCTTAGTTGCCAATGCCAAGGCCGAGGCGGCCAATTTCCCCTTTTGTACGATTGAACCCAATGTGGGCGTGGTTGCAGTTCCCGATCCCCGTTTACAGGTTTTAGCGACTATTTCCCAATCCGCTGAAATTGTCCCTACCCGGGTTGAGTTTGTTGATATTGCTGGCCTAGTGAAGGGAGCAAGTAAAGGGGAGGGCCTGGGCAACCAATTTTTAGCCAACATCCGGGAAGTGGATGCCATTGTCCATGTGGTGCGTTGTTTTGACGATGACGATATTATTCATGTCTCTGGTTCGGTGGATCCCAGCCGGGATATGGAGGTGATTAATCTAGAATTGGCTCTAGCTGACTTGTCCCAAATTGAACGCCGGATTGAACGCACTCGCAAAACAGCCCGGAATAGCAAAGAAGCCCAAGTCGAATTAGCGGGCCTGGAAAAGCTGTTAGAGACATTGAATAATGGTGAACCGGCCCGGAAAACGCAGCTAACTGAAGACGAGGCGGCCGCTACTCAATTTTTAGGACTGTTAACCTCTAAGCCTGTTATTTATGCCGCTAATGTTGCAGAAACGGAACTAGCCTCCGGGAATGAATGGGTTGAACAGGTTAAAACAATTGCCCAGGCCGAGGGGGCGCAGGTGGTGGTGGTGTCGGCCCAAGTGGAGGCTGAGTTAGTCGAATTATCCCCCGAAGAGCGAGCCGATTATCTAGCCAGTTTGGGTGTGACCGAAGGCGGCTTACAATCCCTAATCCAGGCCACCTATGATTTGCTGGGGTTACGCACCTTTTTTACAACGGGGCCAAAAGAAACCCGGGCCTGGACGATTCACCAAGGGGACAAAGCACCCCAAGCAGCCGGAACCATTCACACGGACTTTGAACGCGGCTTTATCCGGGCGGAAACGGTGGCTTACCAAGATTTAGTCACTACAGGATCAATGACTGCGGCTAAAGAGAAGGGCTTAGTGCGAAGTGAAGGCAAAGAATACGTTGTCGAAGAAGGCGATGTCATGCTCTTTCGCTTTAATGTCTAA
- a CDS encoding sensor histidine kinase KdpD: MLWPASPEYVALCRSQARLTVNHLGISSFGVYLTEESGDRRSWLPVLVYPDANATANLDSLPFSALPPQSVSFREPQGLSASSEGISAPSRPLPSLPPASGSPPSCLETEFWQRMSPESEHLIFPLIYESLPLGVLVVRRLGGNWQAWEEEQLQQVANTLAIGCVMDQRHQWLSQAQAPTLAQQQDVLGNLLHQFRNPLMALQTLTKLLLKRLQAPDKNRPIVESIWQEGQRLQSLVEQFQATLEASPHPLAPVTTASLSLAPAALNLRPTDLVGTIQPLLTAVQARASESEITLKVEWAPQLPPALIDPIALQDIVGNLLDNACKYTSLGGEIHLQTRLLSPTTQGLLIVDTGPGIPPGDLLHLGERGYRGQQAQGTIPGTGLGIAIAKNLVAQMGGSLTIQSPFPPDSGQGTAVLLALPNASEGHLPEC, translated from the coding sequence ATGTTGTGGCCCGCTAGTCCGGAATATGTGGCACTGTGTCGTTCCCAGGCCCGGCTAACGGTCAATCACTTAGGCATTAGTAGTTTTGGGGTCTATCTGACGGAAGAATCAGGAGATCGCCGCAGTTGGTTGCCGGTGTTGGTGTATCCCGATGCCAATGCGACTGCTAACCTCGACTCTTTACCCTTCTCTGCTCTGCCACCCCAGTCTGTGAGTTTTCGAGAACCCCAGGGTTTATCTGCCAGTTCTGAGGGAATTTCAGCCCCAAGTCGGCCCTTACCCAGCCTGCCCCCGGCTTCTGGATCCCCACCTTCCTGCTTAGAGACTGAGTTTTGGCAACGGATGTCCCCTGAGTCAGAGCATTTGATTTTTCCGTTGATCTATGAATCTCTCCCCTTGGGTGTGCTGGTGGTGCGGCGACTGGGGGGAAATTGGCAGGCCTGGGAAGAGGAGCAATTACAGCAGGTGGCAAATACGTTAGCAATTGGTTGTGTAATGGATCAGCGGCATCAGTGGCTATCGCAGGCCCAGGCCCCCACTTTGGCGCAGCAACAGGATGTTTTAGGCAATTTACTCCACCAGTTCCGCAATCCCTTAATGGCCCTGCAAACTCTGACAAAACTCCTCCTCAAACGCCTCCAGGCCCCGGATAAAAACCGCCCAATTGTGGAAAGTATCTGGCAGGAAGGGCAACGCTTACAATCCTTAGTGGAACAATTTCAAGCCACCTTAGAAGCCTCCCCCCACCCATTAGCCCCCGTGACCACCGCCAGCCTCAGTCTAGCCCCTGCGGCCCTCAACCTTAGACCAACGGATTTAGTGGGCACAATTCAACCCCTCCTCACCGCTGTCCAGGCCCGGGCCAGTGAATCGGAGATTACCCTAAAGGTCGAATGGGCCCCCCAGCTTCCCCCGGCTCTCATTGATCCAATTGCCCTCCAAGATATTGTGGGTAATCTCTTAGATAACGCCTGTAAATATACGTCTCTAGGGGGAGAAATTCATCTGCAAACCCGGCTACTGAGCCCGACGACCCAAGGCTTATTAATTGTGGATACCGGCCCAGGAATTCCCCCCGGAGATCTCCTTCATCTCGGGGAGCGGGGCTATCGGGGACAACAGGCCCAGGGCACGATTCCCGGTACAGGCTTAGGGATCGCCATTGCCAAAAACTTAGTCGCCCAAATGGGAGGAAGTTTGACCATCCAAAGTCCCTTTCCCCCCGATTCCGGTCAGGGCACGGCCGTTTTGCTAGCTCTCCCCAATGCCTCTGAAGGTCATCTACCTGAATGCTGA
- a CDS encoding GNAT family N-acetyltransferase, producing the protein MGEGTGSLVLQWVDRIEQIPQRAWDALALPLATPFLEWHWLRNLENSGSAIPQAGWLPRHLTVWRQGTLIAAAPLYIKGHSQGEFVFDHQWADLSQRLGIRYYPKLLGMTPFTPAQGYRFLMAPGEDEASLTAAMLMEIDRFAQANHFSGCNFLFVDPNWQPLVEACGYRAWLHHSYIWKNRNYTTFTDYLADFNANQRRNIKRERKAVRQAGLEIAVHTGAEISQTLLSRMYHFYGDTCDKFGWWGSKYLTKAFFEQLHPDFQERVVLATAYREGDRTHPVGMSFCIRKAENLYGRYWGSLEEIDCLHFEACYYQPIDWAISQGIQMFDPGAGGRHKKRRGFPATPNYSLHRFYSPRLSQILDHYIEEINQQEQAIIDEVNQDLPFKA; encoded by the coding sequence ATGGGTGAAGGGACAGGAAGTCTAGTTTTGCAATGGGTGGACCGGATTGAGCAAATTCCCCAAAGGGCCTGGGATGCCTTAGCCTTACCCCTAGCAACCCCGTTTTTAGAATGGCATTGGTTACGAAATCTGGAAAACTCTGGCAGTGCCATTCCCCAGGCCGGCTGGTTACCCCGACATCTCACCGTTTGGCGACAGGGAACTCTTATTGCTGCTGCCCCGCTCTACATCAAAGGTCACAGTCAAGGGGAATTTGTTTTTGATCACCAATGGGCTGATTTATCCCAACGATTGGGGATTCGTTACTATCCCAAACTCCTCGGCATGACCCCCTTTACCCCGGCCCAAGGCTATCGGTTTTTAATGGCTCCTGGGGAGGATGAAGCCAGTTTAACCGCAGCAATGTTGATGGAAATTGATCGGTTTGCCCAGGCCAATCACTTCTCTGGCTGTAACTTCCTCTTTGTGGATCCGAATTGGCAACCCTTGGTTGAAGCCTGTGGCTACCGGGCCTGGTTACATCACAGCTATATTTGGAAAAATCGCAATTACACCACCTTTACGGATTACTTAGCTGACTTTAATGCCAACCAACGCCGGAATATTAAACGAGAGCGGAAAGCAGTGCGCCAGGCCGGGCTTGAGATAGCTGTTCATACTGGGGCCGAAATTAGTCAGACACTTTTAAGTCGGATGTATCATTTCTATGGGGATACCTGCGATAAGTTTGGCTGGTGGGGGAGTAAATACTTAACTAAAGCCTTCTTTGAGCAACTCCATCCAGACTTTCAAGAGCGGGTTGTCCTTGCCACAGCCTATCGGGAGGGGGATCGAACGCATCCAGTCGGAATGTCATTTTGTATTCGTAAAGCTGAGAATTTGTATGGTCGCTATTGGGGCAGCCTTGAAGAAATAGATTGCCTCCACTTTGAAGCTTGCTATTATCAACCGATAGACTGGGCTATTTCCCAAGGCATTCAAATGTTTGACCCTGGAGCGGGTGGTCGTCATAAAAAACGGCGTGGATTTCCGGCAACACCCAATTACAGTCTGCATCGGTTTTACTCCCCCAGATTAAGCCAAATTCTCGATCACTATATTGAGGAAATTAATCAGCAAGAACAGGCCATCATTGATGAAGTCAACCAAGATTTACCCTTTAAGGCCTAA
- a CDS encoding NAD-binding protein has translation MVQSRERFIPAFGQWLREIWPDAIVAWEPTHHGLYGWITAQDFPEPEALNQQLGDYWVSLRSRSGSWPPPPVTLFAARPNEAFPRWQVRHPPLSPQRLHRPLDPGGDTEIPSEMRLANHFIICGLGSLGQYCYDCLQQFATPAFPVQLTAIEMSQPEAWEVQGIADTLGANLIIGDCRQASVLEQAGIGDCRAILLVTSDEATNVAAAIAARRLNPNVHLVVRSARQNLNHLLREKLGRFVALDPTELPAPSFALAGLGEGTLGLFAINNQQLRVVEHRITTANTRFLGVNAYQWPRRHQRLFSIFEPANSIQTSRPSRHACFFPASESRIFHQWRPDHTLGLGDRLVWVELVSGGLGVQGEIPTNRAKQQFLQQLLNPWAWGQNMNASWDWLRREERRWLIARGLGLGLVLWGISTLLLRFNVPNMTWQKAFFSGFILLLGGFGDVFGGLEPEAIPFWVMAFCLLVTLMALLFILGVLGLVTEQLLQSRFSFLKRRPPLPQAGHVILVGFGRLGQQVADILLRIRQPLVIISNSGENIPPLTIPYLSGDVIRTMETANLATAKSIILTSDDQMLNLEAALIARDQAQGDLSLVIRTFDQLLSENLGDLLPGARSLCAYALAAEAFAAAALGENILGLFRLQDRTILVTDYQVAMGDSLLGLGLAEVVYGYGVVPIFYEKQGETIGGERKQKFFPTDDMILGTGDRLVVLASIQGLQRIEQGKLIPPRLWRLWADAPLSSEVALDAGNILTNISGCHLNQARDFIQSLPRTIELKLYDHQAYRLGQQLSHLLTIRLYPV, from the coding sequence ATGGTTCAGTCCCGCGAGCGTTTTATTCCTGCCTTTGGTCAATGGTTAAGGGAAATCTGGCCGGACGCAATCGTGGCCTGGGAACCGACTCATCATGGTTTATATGGTTGGATTACGGCCCAGGATTTTCCAGAACCGGAAGCCCTGAATCAACAGCTAGGGGACTATTGGGTTTCCCTGCGCTCTCGATCGGGTTCTTGGCCTCCACCCCCTGTGACCCTATTTGCCGCTCGCCCCAATGAAGCCTTTCCCCGTTGGCAGGTCAGACATCCGCCCCTCTCTCCCCAGCGGTTACATCGGCCGTTAGATCCCGGTGGCGATACGGAAATTCCCTCCGAAATGCGTCTGGCAAACCATTTCATCATCTGTGGCCTAGGCAGTTTGGGCCAATATTGCTACGACTGTTTACAGCAATTTGCCACGCCAGCTTTCCCCGTCCAATTGACGGCGATTGAAATGTCCCAACCGGAGGCCTGGGAGGTGCAGGGGATTGCCGATACCTTGGGGGCCAATTTAATTATTGGGGATTGTCGTCAGGCTTCAGTGTTGGAGCAGGCCGGGATTGGGGACTGTCGAGCTATCTTACTAGTCACCAGCGATGAGGCAACCAACGTAGCCGCAGCCATTGCCGCCCGGCGATTAAACCCCAACGTCCATTTAGTCGTGCGCTCGGCCCGGCAGAATTTGAATCATCTCCTCCGGGAAAAGTTAGGCCGTTTTGTCGCCCTCGATCCCACGGAATTGCCAGCCCCGAGTTTTGCCTTGGCTGGACTGGGGGAAGGAACCTTGGGGTTGTTTGCCATTAATAATCAGCAATTACGGGTGGTTGAACATCGGATTACAACTGCTAATACCCGCTTTTTGGGAGTTAATGCCTACCAATGGCCCCGCCGCCATCAACGTCTGTTTAGTATTTTTGAACCTGCCAATAGCATTCAGACTTCCAGGCCCAGTCGCCATGCCTGTTTTTTCCCTGCCTCAGAGTCTCGCATTTTTCATCAGTGGCGGCCGGATCATACCCTTGGCTTAGGGGATCGCCTGGTTTGGGTGGAATTGGTCTCTGGGGGATTGGGAGTACAGGGAGAAATACCCACGAATCGGGCCAAGCAACAATTTCTGCAGCAATTATTGAATCCCTGGGCCTGGGGGCAAAACATGAATGCCAGTTGGGACTGGTTACGGCGAGAAGAACGGCGCTGGCTGATTGCCCGAGGCCTGGGCCTGGGGTTAGTGTTGTGGGGTATTTCAACCCTCCTCCTTCGGTTTAATGTCCCAAATATGACCTGGCAAAAGGCATTTTTCTCAGGGTTTATTCTTTTGCTGGGTGGTTTTGGTGATGTTTTCGGGGGCCTGGAACCGGAGGCGATTCCCTTTTGGGTGATGGCCTTTTGCCTCCTGGTGACCCTGATGGCCCTGTTGTTTATTTTGGGAGTCTTGGGCTTAGTCACTGAGCAACTTTTGCAGTCGCGCTTTAGTTTCCTCAAACGCCGTCCCCCCCTGCCCCAGGCCGGCCATGTCATTTTGGTAGGCTTTGGTCGCTTAGGGCAACAGGTGGCGGATATTCTCTTAAGGATTCGGCAGCCCTTAGTAATTATTAGTAATTCGGGAGAAAATATACCTCCCCTGACCATCCCCTATCTCAGTGGTGACGTGATTCGGACAATGGAAACCGCTAACCTAGCCACTGCCAAAAGCATCATCCTGACGAGTGATGATCAAATGTTGAATTTGGAGGCGGCCCTAATTGCGAGAGATCAAGCCCAAGGGGATCTCAGCCTGGTGATTCGCACGTTTGATCAACTCCTGAGCGAAAACCTAGGGGACTTACTCCCAGGGGCCCGTTCTCTTTGTGCCTACGCCTTAGCTGCCGAAGCCTTTGCCGCCGCTGCCTTGGGGGAAAATATTCTCGGATTGTTTCGCTTACAGGATCGCACGATTCTGGTGACGGACTATCAAGTTGCCATGGGAGATAGCCTCCTCGGTCTGGGCCTGGCAGAGGTGGTTTATGGTTATGGGGTGGTACCGATTTTCTATGAAAAGCAAGGGGAAACGATTGGTGGTGAGCGCAAACAGAAATTTTTTCCTACGGATGACATGATTCTCGGGACTGGAGATCGCTTGGTGGTTTTGGCTTCAATTCAAGGGCTACAACGGATTGAGCAGGGTAAGTTAATTCCCCCCCGATTATGGCGACTTTGGGCCGATGCTCCCCTTTCCTCGGAAGTAGCTTTAGATGCAGGGAATATCCTCACCAATATCTCCGGCTGCCATCTCAACCAGGCCCGGGATTTTATCCAATCACTCCCTCGCACTATCGAACTCAAGCTTTACGATCATCAGGCCTATCGCTTAGGACAACAATTAAGCCATCTTCTAACAATCCGTCTCTATCCTGTCTAA
- a CDS encoding anion transporter, with amino-acid sequence MLMPWLQTGLTMLVLGITYLGLAMGQWPGLPLNRAAIALVGAAAVMGLGVVTLPQAWQAIDPTTIVFLFSLMIVNLYLGYGGFFNLALQQMLGLTRSPWGLVVLLSVGSGLLSAFFLNDTLVLVGTPLVLAMTAALNLNPIPYLLALAGATNIGSVATLSGNPQNILIGSLSGISYGLFVRQLAPVAILGIGIQLAWLWWLYPEIRVWEPVPVMALPKLRLLQPLLTKSLWVAGLMLVGFMVGLPLGPVALTAAAVLLVISGIKAERVLRQVDGMLLLLFAGLFILTQATRHLNLLQSLTPVVANPWGLAGLTVVLSNLISNVPAVLLLTPLIAPDDTQAWLLLAASSTLAGNLSLFGSVANLIMVEAARSKGHHLSFREHLRFGLPLTLVTVGLAYVWVYNVEIS; translated from the coding sequence ATGCTGATGCCCTGGCTACAGACAGGTTTAACCATGCTTGTCTTAGGGATTACCTATTTAGGGTTAGCAATGGGGCAGTGGCCAGGATTGCCCTTAAATCGGGCGGCCATTGCCTTGGTGGGGGCGGCGGCCGTCATGGGCTTAGGGGTGGTCACGTTACCCCAGGCCTGGCAGGCCATTGATCCCACAACCATTGTTTTCCTCTTCAGTTTAATGATCGTCAACCTCTACCTGGGCTATGGTGGTTTTTTTAACCTAGCGTTACAACAAATGCTGGGCTTAACCCGCAGCCCTTGGGGCCTGGTGGTGCTGTTGAGCGTGGGCAGTGGACTATTGTCGGCTTTCTTTTTGAATGACACCCTGGTTTTGGTGGGAACACCCTTAGTGCTGGCGATGACCGCGGCCTTAAACCTGAACCCAATTCCCTATCTCTTGGCCCTGGCTGGTGCGACTAATATTGGCTCGGTGGCTACTTTGAGTGGCAATCCCCAAAATATTTTGATTGGTTCTTTGTCGGGGATCAGTTATGGGCTGTTCGTAAGGCAGTTAGCGCCTGTAGCCATCTTGGGGATCGGGATTCAACTGGCTTGGCTCTGGTGGCTCTACCCCGAAATTCGGGTCTGGGAACCAGTTCCGGTCATGGCCTTGCCCAAACTGCGCCTGTTACAGCCATTGCTGACTAAAAGCCTGTGGGTTGCAGGTCTGATGTTAGTGGGGTTTATGGTGGGTTTACCCTTGGGGCCCGTTGCCTTGACCGCGGCGGCGGTGTTGTTGGTGATTAGCGGGATCAAGGCCGAACGAGTTTTAAGACAAGTAGATGGAATGTTGTTGCTGCTTTTTGCGGGCTTGTTTATCTTGACCCAGGCCACGCGCCATCTCAACCTCTTACAATCCCTGACTCCAGTTGTGGCCAATCCCTGGGGCCTGGCGGGACTAACGGTGGTTTTATCCAACCTGATTTCTAACGTCCCAGCGGTGCTGTTGCTTACGCCCTTGATTGCCCCAGATGACACCCAGGCCTGGTTACTCCTCGCTGCTAGCTCCACCTTGGCTGGAAATTTGAGTTTATTTGGTTCGGTGGCTAATTTAATTATGGTGGAGGCGGCCCGGAGTAAAGGCCATCACTTAAGTTTTCGGGAACATTTACGCTTTGGCTTGCCCCTGACCTTAGTAACTGTGGGACTGGCCTATGTTTGGGTGTATAACGTGGAAATATCCTGA
- a CDS encoding peptidylprolyl isomerase, whose protein sequence is MLGQRWFKILNVILLIALTGLIVACQSPASVADTSSVPGAQSPTPMNGPRLNGDATVVLTVNGRPITIVVNGQDAPYTAGNFVDLVERGVYDGTIFHRVIRSPQPFVAQGGDPQSKDPNVNPQAYGTGSFVDPATGKPRYIPLEILPQGATEPVYSKTFKSAGITQPPKLSHTRGAVAMARSQMPDSASAQFYIALGDVQFLDGDYAVFGYVTEGMDVVDSIQQGDKLQSGKVTAGLENLQK, encoded by the coding sequence GTGCTAGGTCAACGCTGGTTCAAAATCCTCAACGTAATCCTATTGATTGCCTTGACGGGGTTGATTGTGGCTTGTCAGTCTCCTGCCTCTGTAGCCGATACCAGTTCTGTACCTGGAGCGCAAAGCCCAACCCCTATGAATGGACCTCGTTTGAATGGTGATGCCACTGTTGTTTTAACGGTCAACGGTCGGCCGATTACGATTGTGGTCAATGGCCAAGATGCCCCCTATACCGCTGGAAACTTCGTTGATCTTGTTGAGCGCGGTGTTTATGATGGCACCATTTTTCATCGGGTCATTCGCAGTCCGCAGCCCTTTGTTGCCCAAGGTGGAGACCCCCAGTCCAAAGACCCCAATGTTAATCCCCAGGCCTATGGCACCGGTTCCTTTGTAGATCCCGCCACTGGTAAGCCCCGTTACATTCCCCTAGAAATTTTGCCCCAAGGTGCCACTGAGCCCGTCTATAGCAAAACCTTTAAGAGTGCTGGCATTACCCAACCTCCCAAACTATCCCATACCCGTGGCGCGGTCGCTATGGCTCGTTCCCAAATGCCTGATTCAGCTTCAGCCCAGTTTTATATTGCCTTGGGAGATGTCCAGTTTCTTGATGGAGACTACGCTGTCTTTGGCTATGTCACTGAGGGGATGGATGTTGTCGATAGCATTCAACAGGGTGATAAGTTGCAGTCAGGGAAGGTAACGGCGGGCCTGGAAAACTTGCAGAAATAA